GTCTATGCACTTGCCGGCCAATAATGCGTTCATTCTGGAGCAACAAATGTCGTAACTGGGTTATCGCCGCTGGAAACACGAAGGAGGGAGGACAGGAGATCTAGGGAGGATGCGATTGCCCAACCCTTTTCCAATTATGAGCAACCGTAACGATGGTTcgcgatcgaaacgatcgTGTTCGAGTCCGTAGCAATGTTGTAAGATATCAAAAAAAATTGcgaattatcaaaataaaataaaagaatatttatattactaaaaattgaaatgattaagaatTTTGTCATATTCCAaagaaaacgaattttattcaattatatgcTTCAAggataatatcaataattttagaaatgcataaaatttttaaccaAGTGTTCTCGTTGCAATTTTGTCGTAGAAATGCAGTTTCcagttaaatgaaaaatctttCTCTCACTACCATCGTCTGATACCGCGCACACATCTTCGGGGTTCCATAAAACTATTCTCTTTTCCGAATGCCAAGCACGTTTTCCTGTTGACAGACATTCTCTCCTCAATGGGAAATACAAACAACCCCCGTTCGGTTCTACCACACGTAGAGGGGGCGGGAGAGATAACTTATTACGCAAACGTTGGCCCGATCCTTCTATCTGGAAGGGGTGTAAACCACAGATGCGGAAGGAACGTGAGAGATTTCCGGGTTAACGTAAGGAGGGAACAGGTGGCCGTTTTTCAAGTtgcatttattcttttatcgGGGCGGATGAAATATTGCGCGGAATAAAACTGTCCGGTAAATACGACACGTTTACGAAATTCTTTCTCGTTGAAGGGCGAATTTTATAAAGCTGTTATACAgctggaataattaataaaggggttgaaaatattttctaatgtatttaatacgtccaataaatttttaataacgtatttaataatacactaaataatatatttattatcaaagaaaatatattattctgaaTAATTGCAATGGCTATCTTTCCTTTTGATTTATGGTTGCAAGGGATAGTGTTTGCTAAATCACGaaggttatatttaatagaatgtcGGGAAAAAATGTTGGCTTTAATAACTATGGCAAATATCCCTAAGAGAggtttttcgttttatttcccACGGTTCCTTTTCCTTTGAGACGCGGTTGCGTTGCGGTAAGGACCTCTGAAATTCCCCGAAGCGTTGTCTCCTTAAAAGTCTACTTTTCTCTTTGCACGGAATTCGGCGCTGGAAACGCgttcctcttttcttttcttttttttaatcctCCTTTTCGCATGAGTTTCTTCTTTCCCGTCCCACGTCAAAAACGCGTCTCCTTTGAgagaactttttttttttagaatccGTTCGATCCATCTTTTTCCCAGGCGGGAGAGCCTCCAGGAAACAAGAGGCTCCGTCCGTGACGCGCAGTTTTCAAAGCGGAATATCCCCCTTCTGCTTGTTAAGGATGTACCGCGGATCATTTGGAGTTACAGCGAGTCGGTTGATTTTGTTGCAAACTCGAGATTCTTTTGACTAATTGCCCTGACGAATCAATCTTATCCGAAACTGTGAAATATATAGCGTCGATAAGCTGTGACAAATAATGTAGTAAATTGTGGAAGATTGAATCAGTGAactgtgaaaatataaaatctgtgAACGGTTTAAAAGAATGGATTTTTCTCGAATCATTGATACAGCTTCTATCGAgagatatttttgtaaaaatatttctacagtGGCAACGGATTTATTGCTTTGTAATACGAGCGGGAAACGTTGAATTTTGCTGTATGGGAAAGGATCGTCAAGGTCATCCCGACGACGGAGAAAGGATGCGCGGTGCTATTGATGAGCCACAATTACGGTAAATCCACGTGTTATCCTAGAAACTGATGGAGGCTAGTGGCTATGGAATTACAGTTTCCCTGCGCCGACTCGAAACCTCTCTGCATAAATCGCTGGTACTActtattatctttttaattgaacCCTGTAACATCAATGCTCGTGGTTTCGTAATAGATGATATTTTTAGCGAATTATTCGCATGAAACCAATTGAAAGAGTTATATAAATGAACGTTCCATTTTTCTCAAACTTggcgaattataaataaaaacttctttaattttataaagttgaACAAATCAGGCAATAATAACGAACGTCGTCGGTTGCGCAGCTGCGAAAATGGTCCACAATTTACATCTTACTTTGCATCTCGGTAGGACAGTGATCGATGGaatgaatattcatttaatttttctgaaagcCACGGCTCGAAAGTCGCTAATGCGCGTCGACGAAATTTCTCCCGAGTGATGACAGTTTTAACGAGACGTTAACTGCGTCTGACCAGGGAAAACCCTAACCGGAGGACACGCCGTAGGAAGGAAAAACGCTCGACGACGTCGCGTTTCTGTGTCGGATATTGCGTAAAACCGCGCACTGAAATGGACGGACGCCTATTACGAGGCGGCACAAGGCGTTCGCTTTCATTAAGGAAAGTATTTCTGCTTCGAGGAAGGCCCATAAAGGGCTATCGTCGCGCTCTTCGCGTTTCGTTGTCGCTCTCGTTCGTCCGTTAATCGTCTCAACACTTTCGAAATATCGTGGCCCGTCGCGCCGGCACGATTGgaaaatttctaaaacatGATTCAAGCTTCTCAGAATCCGTGGATAGCGACGGCGATCCGATTCGGTAGCGATGAAGAACTAATTATGAGAAGCGGAGCGACGACGCGCTCGGAACCGTAAACGATCGCATGTGACGAAACCTAATGAGAATGATTTGATCGATGGCTAGTCGGAGATGTTTCACGACGTGCCAGTCGAAAGAATGATCTTAAACGATATTACTTGGCTGCCAACccaatcaaataaataaaattcaacaagCTTAAGGTACTTTGTGGCGTAGGTCGAGTCGGTAAGGGGGAGACTCGCAAACATATTAGTTCTTGAGGTAGGAATGTGGTAAAAAAGGTTCAGATAAACATCGTGGAAATTGGTTTAGAACGGCCGGATGCATCTACCTGCAAGCCCCGATATGCAACGGACCTGTGAAAAACAGTGCCCTTCCTCCTGTTCAAACGCAACATTACCTTTCTAACGTACGAGGTATTGTGAACACAGCCGATCGTCACCATCTACGGTATTTGTTTCGTCGGATTCGATGAACACGTCGCTTCACGTTTGTTGGACCTCctgtaaaagaagaaaaatattttgtgataaGTTTCTGTTGTGTATCCAATTTTCGAAGGCATTTAAAATGGATAAACGAAGGCAGTCAACGCATTCGGAAAACTTGTCCGCCATCGAGTTGAAGAGGCTCAGCGAGAAAGCAAAAATTGCCAGCGTTTATCACAGAGCCGTGGAAAAGTTCCGAAGGAACGCAAACCTTTCTCACGTTGTCCACGTTGGCTTCCACATTTTCCAATTTGTAcgatttgtatatttatatttatattatattattttccaatcGAGACCTGGATAGAGAAATTTCTCCGAATAGATATCAATTAGgttataaaatcgaaagatCAAAAAATACTCAAACaatccatttttcatttttctgtttttgtatttaaaaaattcttgaaaagtCTAAATTCAGTCATGTCGTTTTTATGAATCgactcgttaattattaacgcCCGGTAGACGCCgtgaaaaacaatataaaaatatacgtactTTGAACAAGCACAAgttcttaacctcttaggcacgacgcgccactccagtggctttcgtgaatagttcgtgctttactcaatcgtttcactatttattaaagcaaacaattaaagtgaaactgtgtgtatacaatacattaagaaaagaacatatattattaatactatatatagatatacgggaaaagtatatattaacacattaaaggcgggagtcgcagtaatacaatttatctcgattgtagcttaaaggcgggaattgtattagtacggtttgcaacctCATTGCGCAATCTATGCGCAAGCCATGCGCActttacatttctatttagTATGTCTTGTggtttgaagcgttacctagcaaactttcgtcaagatcccccgcctttaatgtgttaagagaaaatggtaatgtATTTACGAAAAGCTTTGTTTGCGTAAAATCCTGCCGTGCCTGAGAGGTTAAACGTATCGTCAACAAACCATTGTTCCCACGCGAGCGTTATAGTTCCGATAATCCGGTGTCACATATTCGAGGATTATATTTCGTCGTGACATTAGTAACCCATATTTCCAGATTGCCAGCGAAATCCAGATCAGAACCAAaactttgataaaaatgacacGAGCGAAGAATGCGATAATATTTACGAAACGTAATCGCATTTTTCACAATAACAGAAACGTTTTCTGTCGGCTCAGAGTTTCCTTCCTTGTGTCGGTCTGTGATTAACGCTGTCCCCGATTTAATTTCGCTAGCGACCGTGCCCGCGAGTCGGTTACAAGAATGCGATAATATTTGCGAAACGTAAATGCATTTTTCTACAATAACACAAACGCTTTCTGTTGACGCTGTCTCCCGTTTTCTAGCGTCGGTCTGTGATTAACGCTGGCCCCGATTTAATTTCGCTGGCGACTGCTGTACATAACCTGCGAATCGCTTACCTGGATTAACAAAATACGGAATGATTCATTCGCGGTCTGAGAATCGTAGGGGATCCTCTTGCGTTTCGTTATCTAATCGGTCACGAAATCCGTATATATGTGCGTGCATATCGCGTAGAACGTGCGTATCGGTGACCgatttcttctgtttcttctGCGTAATTGTACGACTATAAACACCAGAGAAGGAAGAACGTGTTTCGACATGGGATAACACTTTGTTCCGGTTTGTGACTGATTCTGACGACATTTTATGTACGACTTTTTGCTAtaatgtatacagggtgtctcgtTTAATCGACTCAGTTAAATACATTCGAAACCGtcgatgatattaataaattgtttgaaatagaatttggaatagaattttagGGGACTCGTAAtgtgatattaataatcttattcttttaataatgaCATTTATTGAGAAAACTCATTGTAAGTGTAATTTATGCGACTGTTgttgcttttaaaaattgcaagcaCACGGTTAACACAGTTCTGATCGATTATGCACAAAGTTTATGGGCTGTGTAATAAAACCGCAGAAGCGCCTTTAGTTACGGTTCGTTGATGCATCTGTTTTCGAGACGCTTCCTGTTCACCATTATCTTCTCGCAGATAATCTAATATTGTTTGCCGCTCTGTTTAGTTATGACAGTCACCAGAGAAACAAACAGACAGTGTGAAATTCTATCCTGACCAGTCACAAATCTTGCTTAACATTGCCCTCAATACCAATCGGTGACCGACGtacttatttcttttttatctatCTTTCACAATCTagtttttccttattttatgTTTGCAAATCGATTTCCGTTCATCTCTTCATGGATTTAAAGAgacaatatctttttatttaaccaaTGTTTCCatgaatagttaaataaaatatagatttatatgaACGTCTATAGTTTATATCCAAAGAATGCTATGAATGTAAAAGAGTGCTGGCATTTTCAACTTAATTTCTGATCAGACTAATTTTCAATAACTCATTGCCATGTCTGGTTCAAGTTTGTTCATAATTTCAGGGATACCATACAGATTATTGCCCTCACCATTGTAATCTTCCATTACACGCACCATCAtgtgaataaaaatcgtcgagtaACCGACGACTCGGTACCTTACCTGCCCGAAGAAAGAAACccgattttctatatttatccGGCTTGCATGCTCatgaattcaatatttacatatttctggCTTTACACGGACAAACTGATGCGAGGACCCTACatcgtattttataacattattaattaatatttataatttgcaattcaATTCTAAAAATGGATCTCCATcgtttaaatttgttaaaaatgtttccagcCCCTGATCGGTTGCTTCGTCGCAGCCTTCTTATTGTTTCTGGCCGCTGTAATAGAGATGAAACACGCCGACATGTATCTCGATTTGTCGGAGATCTCGGATGCCGAGCTGATATCGCATCCAGTTTTTATTCACAATTTCATCATGGCTTTGCTATCGCTTTTTTGTATGAATATATACCTCATACAGGCTTGGATCTTGGTCGACTATTGGCAGTCGgtgtgtaatattaattagtagTTCCTTTGGATCAAACAGACACactaatacatatttaatatataatataagtaacgAAAAATGATCAAATCGACATAAAGAATAGTggagggttaataaaaatgattatctTCTTTTCTATGTAATTCAATATAGTTTCCCCTTTCAGATAAGAGAATACAATATTAGCGATGCATCTAACGATGTACCAGCTACCGACTCCAGCACCGAGACCGACCTAAGCGAAATTAGCAAGCACGAtcataaaatgaaagagaTGCCTGGCGCATTGGACCCAATTCCAAAGTTAGAGAAATTCCCTTCGTTGTCGTCGATATCACGGACAGTCAGCGTCGTaagcaattaatattattatattataaatcaaatatatattttcattgatattttaattttactttatggCAATACTCGCGCCAtctaatagaaatttctatcACAACTCCGTTGATAACTTCTCGTACGTGGAT
This sequence is a window from Augochlora pura isolate Apur16 chromosome 9, APUR_v2.2.1, whole genome shotgun sequence. Protein-coding genes within it:
- the LOC144475115 gene encoding uncharacterized protein LOC144475115 produces the protein MDKRRQSTHSENLSAIELKRLSEKAKIASVYHRAVEKDTIQIIALTIVIFHYTHHHVNKNRRVTDDSVPYLPEERNPIFYIYPACMLMNSIFTYFWLYTDKLMRGPYIPLIGCFVAAFLLFLAAVIEMKHADMYLDLSEISDAELISHPVFIHNFIMALLSLFCMNIYLIQAWILVDYWQSIREYNISDASNDVPATDSSTETDLSEISKHDHKMKEMPGALDPIPKLEKFPSLSSISRTVSVNVEDEPVIFYCCFVDFHNYMKHRKLLGRPLHEFKVVHVM